The following are encoded in a window of Nibricoccus aquaticus genomic DNA:
- a CDS encoding ParB/RepB/Spo0J family partition protein, with translation MAAPKSRLGRGLGGLIANATPASAKTSATPAKNAPAESAAAKTSAAAAPQAAPAPAGAPGFLEVPVLQIEPSPYQARREITSEQLSELAESIRSEGLLQPIVVRKTGDKFQLIAGERRWRAFQLLKIKSIPARVVEASNASSAALGLIENLQREGLNPIEEAYGYASLIRDFDLTQEAASERVGKGRASVANSLRLLSLDGELQGFLSKNLISVGHAKVLLGVEEPAQRAVLARRVIEDGLSVRATEKLVQSHKASPTGSPAKGTAPTGRTVPPMEAAAITSIQKKLTSHLGARVAVNHSPKKGKIVIEYAGNDDLHRILEKLGVEA, from the coding sequence ATGGCAGCTCCCAAATCTCGTCTCGGTCGCGGTCTCGGCGGTCTCATCGCCAACGCCACTCCGGCCTCCGCAAAAACCTCCGCCACGCCTGCTAAAAATGCTCCGGCTGAGTCAGCGGCGGCGAAAACATCGGCAGCTGCTGCGCCGCAAGCCGCACCGGCTCCTGCGGGAGCACCGGGGTTTCTTGAGGTGCCCGTGCTGCAAATCGAGCCGAGTCCGTATCAGGCGCGGCGCGAGATCACATCGGAGCAGTTGAGCGAACTGGCGGAGAGCATCCGCTCGGAAGGATTATTGCAGCCAATCGTGGTGAGGAAGACGGGCGACAAATTTCAACTGATCGCGGGCGAGCGGCGCTGGCGCGCGTTTCAGTTGCTCAAAATCAAGTCGATCCCGGCGCGCGTGGTGGAGGCGAGCAATGCGTCGTCGGCTGCGCTCGGGCTGATTGAAAATTTGCAGCGTGAGGGGCTCAACCCGATCGAAGAGGCGTATGGGTACGCGAGTTTGATCCGGGATTTCGATCTCACGCAGGAAGCGGCTTCGGAGCGCGTGGGCAAGGGACGCGCATCGGTGGCAAACTCGCTGCGGCTGCTGTCGCTCGATGGTGAGTTGCAGGGATTTCTTTCGAAAAATTTGATCAGCGTCGGTCACGCGAAGGTGCTGCTCGGCGTCGAGGAGCCGGCGCAGCGCGCGGTGCTGGCTCGGCGGGTGATTGAGGATGGACTGAGCGTGCGGGCGACGGAGAAACTGGTGCAGTCGCATAAGGCGTCGCCGACGGGTTCCCCTGCGAAGGGCACCGCTCCGACGGGGCGCACGGTGCCGCCCATGGAAGCGGCGGCGATTACGAGTATTCAGAAGAAACTAACGTCGCATCTCGGTGCGCGGGTGGCGGTCAATCATTCGCCAAAGAAGGGGAAGATCGTGATCGAGTACGCGGGGAACGACGATCTGCACCGCATCCTGGAAAAACTTGGCGTGGAGGCTTAA
- a CDS encoding LysM peptidoglycan-binding domain-containing protein: MFLTLRLRKVRVAMIKTSLFLIAGLFALPATSLLAQSAAVEFANMREDVRLLTQRVGELQLRVEQLERENGDLRTKSAGAAQSYATLAHLNEAVADLNRAIKAGNAATKAETLQVVSVQMEKLAERTNTALASIAKGGGGRGPVAQPTFSDDFPKEGVPHVVQPGDSLSSIARKYGAKSQDIINANKITDASKIQVGQTLFIPGGK; the protein is encoded by the coding sequence TTGTTTTTGACCCTCCGTTTACGCAAGGTGCGGGTCGCCATGATTAAAACCTCGCTGTTTCTTATCGCTGGTCTGTTTGCACTGCCCGCTACGTCGCTGCTCGCGCAGAGCGCAGCGGTGGAGTTCGCCAACATGCGGGAGGATGTGCGGTTGCTCACGCAGCGCGTAGGGGAACTCCAGTTACGGGTGGAACAGTTGGAGCGAGAAAATGGAGATCTGCGAACGAAGTCCGCGGGCGCGGCGCAGAGTTATGCGACGCTGGCGCACCTCAACGAGGCGGTCGCCGATCTGAACCGCGCGATCAAGGCGGGTAACGCCGCGACGAAGGCGGAGACGCTTCAGGTGGTTTCCGTGCAGATGGAGAAATTGGCTGAGCGCACGAACACTGCGCTGGCCTCAATCGCGAAGGGCGGCGGTGGACGCGGTCCGGTGGCGCAGCCGACGTTCAGCGATGATTTCCCGAAGGAGGGTGTGCCGCATGTCGTGCAACCGGGCGATTCGCTGAGCTCGATCGCGCGCAAGTACGGGGCGAAGTCGCAGGACATCATTAACGCCAACAAGATTACCGATGCGTCGAAAATTCAGGTTGGCCAGACGCTCTTCATTCCGGGAGGAAAGTAA
- a CDS encoding PAS domain-containing hybrid sensor histidine kinase/response regulator: MVSLGAIITQESMQERLGQAYYVICLSIIGCILVLLAGYTWDRTLVKQIRDIGTTARTKSAAESDDTLVDPLDGDSGHDEVMGLARQIERMAQSLQKTEASYRAIVEDQLDLICRYRADGKLTFVNGAYQRFFGKKRSELIGQRFTLHELGFPSRDFHGELPESASFEHELSSADGRRITHVWAHRAIKDSDGRIMEFQAVGHDITVRKEAEAALVRAKDAAESADRAKSEFLAIVSHEIRTPINGVIGFTKLLRETPLNTDQRGFVDMIGTSGLTLEALISDILDMSKIEAGKIDIDHTPYALRRSVEEVITFFTPKARAAGLTLHTNIDADVPPVVNGDPNRLRQILVNLVGNAIKFTERGHITVNVSCGRGGNIEDSSRREVRLFFGVNDTGIGIPAEKISQLFRPFSQVDTSASRRRGGTGLGLIISKRLCELMGGAISVESEAGRGSTFRFTILADYDRSADSAPPIETARNAHSLTAHSAVPFPGAPQPT; the protein is encoded by the coding sequence TTGGTCAGCCTCGGCGCGATCATCACGCAAGAGTCCATGCAGGAACGCCTCGGCCAGGCTTACTACGTCATCTGCCTCTCCATCATCGGCTGCATCCTCGTCCTCCTCGCCGGCTACACATGGGATCGCACCTTGGTTAAACAAATCCGCGACATCGGCACCACCGCGCGCACGAAATCAGCCGCCGAATCAGATGACACCTTGGTCGATCCTCTCGACGGCGACTCCGGCCACGACGAAGTCATGGGCCTCGCCCGCCAGATCGAGCGCATGGCGCAATCGCTCCAAAAAACCGAAGCCAGCTACCGCGCCATCGTCGAGGACCAGCTCGACCTCATCTGCCGCTACCGTGCCGACGGCAAACTCACCTTCGTCAACGGTGCCTACCAGCGCTTCTTCGGCAAAAAACGCTCCGAGCTCATCGGCCAGCGCTTCACCCTTCACGAACTCGGTTTTCCCTCACGCGACTTCCATGGCGAGCTCCCCGAATCCGCCAGCTTCGAACACGAGCTCAGTTCCGCCGACGGCCGCCGCATCACTCACGTCTGGGCTCACCGAGCGATCAAAGACTCCGACGGCCGCATCATGGAGTTTCAAGCCGTCGGCCACGACATCACCGTCCGCAAAGAAGCCGAGGCCGCCCTCGTCCGCGCCAAAGACGCCGCCGAATCCGCCGACCGCGCCAAGAGCGAATTCCTCGCCATCGTCAGCCACGAAATCCGCACCCCCATCAACGGCGTCATCGGCTTCACCAAACTTCTCCGCGAGACCCCGCTCAACACCGACCAGCGCGGCTTCGTCGATATGATCGGCACCAGCGGCCTCACGCTCGAAGCGTTGATCAGCGACATCCTCGACATGTCCAAGATCGAAGCCGGCAAGATCGACATCGACCACACCCCCTACGCCCTCCGCCGCTCCGTCGAGGAAGTCATCACTTTCTTCACCCCCAAAGCCCGCGCCGCCGGCCTCACCCTGCACACCAACATCGACGCCGACGTTCCCCCCGTCGTTAACGGCGACCCCAACCGCCTCCGCCAGATCCTCGTCAACCTCGTCGGCAACGCCATCAAGTTCACCGAACGCGGCCACATCACCGTCAACGTCTCCTGCGGTCGCGGCGGCAACATCGAAGACTCCAGCCGCCGCGAAGTGCGCCTCTTCTTCGGTGTCAACGACACCGGCATCGGCATCCCCGCCGAAAAAATCAGCCAGCTCTTCCGCCCCTTCAGCCAGGTGGACACATCCGCCTCGCGCCGCCGCGGTGGCACCGGCCTCGGCCTCATCATTTCAAAACGCCTCTGCGAACTCATGGGCGGCGCCATCTCCGTCGAAAGCGAAGCCGGTCGCGGCTCCACCTTCCGATTCACCATCCTCGCCGATTACGACCGCAGTGCGGACAGCGCGCCCCCCATCGAAACCGCGCGCAACGCCCACAGCCTCACCGCCCACTCCGCCGTTCCCTTCCCCGGCGCGCCCCAGCCCACCTAA
- a CDS encoding excisionase family DNA-binding protein → MNTPIKPVWLSPHVVALRWGVHKRTVLRAIASGQLPALRVNGRVLRVSETDAAMFYARSCVTCASCVQTKRDAA, encoded by the coding sequence ATGAACACGCCCATCAAGCCGGTCTGGCTGAGTCCGCACGTCGTGGCGCTTCGCTGGGGTGTCCACAAGCGCACCGTTCTCCGCGCGATCGCAAGCGGACAGTTGCCCGCGCTGCGCGTGAACGGGCGCGTGCTTCGAGTCTCCGAGACCGACGCGGCCATGTTCTACGCGAGAAGTTGTGTCACTTGTGCCAGTTGTGTACAAACGAAGCGGGACGCGGCTTGA
- a CDS encoding HNH endonuclease has protein sequence MPTRPATPCRHPGCPSLVYERGGYCPEHKAGAIRDSRARYEAHRVSDPARAEAKRIRSTARWTRFSRLFKQNHPTCCDPFSQHGEWPPLTAHAHHVIPLIEAPDRAFDEANVRPLCTACHRRVETMVNGGQKTDHLFPAQLQADMGFGIA, from the coding sequence ATGCCCACACGACCAGCCACACCATGCCGTCATCCTGGCTGCCCTTCGCTTGTTTATGAGCGCGGCGGCTATTGTCCCGAACACAAAGCCGGCGCGATTCGCGATAGTCGGGCGCGCTACGAAGCCCACCGCGTTTCTGATCCCGCTCGAGCTGAGGCCAAACGCATCCGGTCAACGGCTCGATGGACGCGCTTTTCACGCCTGTTTAAGCAGAACCATCCAACCTGCTGCGATCCGTTCAGCCAGCACGGTGAATGGCCGCCGCTGACAGCGCACGCGCACCACGTCATCCCGCTGATCGAGGCACCGGACCGCGCCTTCGACGAAGCCAACGTCCGACCGCTCTGTACGGCCTGTCACCGGCGCGTGGAGACAATGGTGAACGGCGGTCAGAAAACCGATCACTTGTTTCCGGCGCAGCTGCAAGCGGACATGGGCTTTGGCATCGCATGA
- a CDS encoding replicative DNA helicase produces the protein MTTTEHLPLYSIEAEEHLLSCCFIDGNDVVAKCVQSRIGPLDFYIPANRVIFETVIALFNRRAPIDLALVAEELRASGSFEAVGGFAYLAQVSGRIPTTAQADQFIETVRDLARLRKIQAGLSAALEATLTSSGTWSDRFDAILPHVRAIQDVASPKVTRDLAAIVEATKAQLSSPVTPGIPGPFAGWDREAGALKPGELAVLAGRPGTGKSVYGQMQATACLRSRRHAAFFSLEMSGEENLTRWVTQSLGNRASVAERCDWLDKAAASRLLHLFDGGPASTLSGIEARCRLLAARPEGLGLIVIDYLQLVAPPPEVKRDTRERQVATISRALKLLALDLRVPILLLAQLNRDVEKEDRRPRLSDLRESGAIEQDADAVWFLHPVTPTGPVNAADEIVDVDLIQAKRRSGQPGIVARLKFNRPCVRFQTS, from the coding sequence ATGACGACCACCGAACATCTCCCGCTGTACAGCATCGAGGCCGAAGAGCACCTCCTCTCCTGCTGCTTCATCGACGGCAACGACGTCGTCGCGAAGTGCGTCCAGTCTCGGATCGGCCCTCTCGATTTCTACATCCCCGCCAACCGGGTAATTTTCGAAACCGTCATCGCTCTTTTTAACCGCCGGGCTCCCATCGATCTCGCGCTCGTGGCTGAGGAGCTGCGCGCCTCCGGCAGCTTCGAAGCGGTTGGCGGCTTCGCGTACCTTGCGCAGGTCAGCGGCCGTATTCCGACGACCGCGCAGGCCGATCAGTTCATCGAAACGGTGCGCGACCTCGCACGACTGAGAAAAATTCAGGCCGGTCTGAGCGCCGCCCTTGAAGCGACGCTGACCAGTTCGGGGACATGGTCGGATCGCTTCGACGCTATCCTCCCACACGTGCGGGCCATTCAGGATGTCGCCTCTCCCAAAGTGACCCGGGATCTCGCCGCCATCGTCGAAGCGACCAAGGCCCAGCTCTCGAGCCCGGTGACGCCAGGCATTCCCGGCCCATTTGCCGGATGGGACCGTGAAGCCGGCGCCCTGAAGCCGGGGGAGCTTGCGGTCCTCGCCGGTCGCCCAGGAACGGGCAAATCAGTTTACGGCCAAATGCAGGCAACCGCCTGCCTTCGCTCCCGCCGACACGCAGCCTTCTTCTCGCTCGAAATGTCGGGAGAAGAAAACCTCACGCGTTGGGTCACTCAATCGCTGGGGAACCGCGCCTCGGTGGCGGAACGGTGCGACTGGCTGGATAAAGCCGCGGCGTCGCGGCTACTTCATCTCTTCGATGGCGGTCCTGCCTCAACGCTGTCCGGCATCGAGGCGAGATGCCGCTTACTCGCCGCACGACCGGAGGGGCTTGGGCTCATCGTCATCGACTACCTGCAACTGGTGGCACCGCCGCCGGAAGTGAAACGCGACACGCGGGAGCGTCAGGTCGCAACCATCAGCCGGGCGCTGAAGCTACTGGCTCTCGATCTTCGCGTCCCGATTCTCCTCCTCGCTCAGCTCAACCGTGATGTCGAGAAGGAGGACCGCCGCCCCCGGCTTTCCGACCTTCGTGAATCCGGCGCCATCGAGCAAGATGCCGACGCCGTTTGGTTTCTCCACCCCGTCACGCCAACGGGCCCAGTGAATGCCGCCGACGAAATCGTCGACGTTGACCTGATCCAAGCAAAGCGCCGCTCGGGTCAGCCGGGCATTGTCGCCCGCCTCAAGTTCAACCGGCCGTGCGTGAGGTTTCAGACCTCATGA
- a CDS encoding tyrosine-type recombinase/integrase, whose amino-acid sequence MASIYQRPGSRYWMARFKNPSGEWEARSTKETNPAAARKLAFLWEGAAESMAGEGTTAAQVDKVVRGVWERYTGKRIEQTPTRIFFNAWLEGVKAKKAAKTAVRYGAPVRDFLEHLGPRADADIKSITGSEVQSFIDAEAKIGKSGTTVSLNAKVLRAVFNSAVRKGVIERNPLGLVEVPEAVHEERSPFTTGEVDILLTSTKGTEWETAILLGAYAGMRIGDATHMKWEGIDLAKQVLRFRPEKTKAKKRELEIPLHPRLAAHLEAIAGKANDGAAYVCPTLATQEVSGRVGLSEQFNVVMKTAGLSKEIVVNEKLGGRNFSKKSFHSLRHAFLSGLANSGVAEDVRHKLGGHTNSKVAARYAHLSTETLRKAVDTLPGKGGSE is encoded by the coding sequence ATGGCTTCAATCTATCAGCGCCCCGGTTCAAGGTACTGGATGGCGCGTTTCAAAAACCCGTCTGGCGAGTGGGAGGCACGCAGCACGAAGGAAACGAATCCGGCCGCGGCACGTAAACTAGCATTTCTTTGGGAAGGCGCCGCCGAGAGTATGGCGGGCGAGGGGACTACTGCCGCGCAGGTCGACAAGGTTGTTCGCGGCGTCTGGGAGCGGTACACGGGAAAGCGAATCGAGCAGACTCCGACTCGCATCTTTTTCAACGCCTGGCTTGAGGGCGTGAAGGCGAAGAAGGCCGCGAAGACCGCCGTGCGGTACGGAGCCCCCGTACGCGACTTTCTCGAGCACCTCGGCCCGCGGGCTGATGCCGACATCAAGTCCATCACCGGCTCCGAGGTTCAGAGCTTCATCGACGCAGAAGCGAAAATCGGCAAGAGCGGCACGACCGTCTCGCTTAACGCGAAGGTTCTCCGCGCAGTCTTTAATTCCGCCGTCCGCAAGGGTGTCATCGAGCGCAACCCGCTCGGCCTCGTCGAAGTCCCCGAGGCCGTACATGAGGAGCGGTCGCCGTTCACAACAGGCGAGGTCGACATCCTCCTCACCTCAACAAAGGGCACCGAATGGGAAACGGCGATCCTGCTCGGCGCCTACGCCGGCATGCGTATAGGCGACGCCACGCACATGAAGTGGGAAGGCATCGATCTCGCGAAGCAGGTGCTGAGGTTCCGCCCGGAGAAAACGAAAGCGAAGAAGCGCGAGCTGGAGATCCCACTTCATCCGCGCCTCGCCGCCCACCTCGAGGCCATCGCCGGGAAGGCGAACGACGGGGCTGCGTACGTCTGCCCGACGCTCGCGACCCAGGAAGTGAGCGGGCGCGTTGGGTTGTCAGAGCAGTTCAACGTCGTCATGAAGACGGCCGGCCTCTCGAAGGAGATCGTCGTCAACGAAAAGCTCGGCGGCCGGAACTTCTCGAAGAAGTCGTTTCACTCGCTCCGCCACGCGTTCCTTTCTGGCCTCGCCAACAGCGGGGTGGCGGAGGACGTCCGCCACAAGCTCGGCGGTCACACGAATTCGAAAGTGGCGGCGCGGTATGCTCACCTCTCAACCGAGACCCTGCGTAAAGCGGTGGACACTCTGCCAGGGAAAGGTGGCTCTGAATGA
- a CDS encoding glycosyltransferase family 4 protein → MTSKLAGRRIACFFPWKPFEPTGAWCRFQCLWRFLLDQGCEVTLCLLADGADAQLKNVAVSFPKNFNLVGAVWNFGQKLATGAHRRELKGLTQAEIGLLLMYEKTLYTENAEFSQWLHERVSDHDLMICEYPMMLPVLADCCRKAGKPLIATSYDALFELHGTTPFGRDTLRRKEIEALSLADEVVFCTETERKLFESFKIRGHVVPNTGDARSVTPGKHEEFKASVTASLALKTPHFVLFVGSDHGPNREAVAEIKQFARQIPEVSFVIAGTCCPKSTEGNVIALGSVEPGILDSLYRGASTVIVPLLRGTGMSLKTFEAFNYAKALISTPVGARGFTVESGKELLLVEKPTDFPAAIRQLLSDATLRERLGLNARAYAEKLDYRNQFSPYADIIERLLATSPAPAITKTAPPGLLLVDNNLSDHIGHHYNYALSLRDHCRAAGFGFSALVKQKAAADILSELDGVPLFRQGLHEDAAQNPYPAEWGHMRGMYDFLASNDRFARELEEGLQSRARSGEVIFLPNATPRQILGVALLLNKNPIYRLLRFVLMLRYSVNSGVGPINARKAFFDKETAEHYLFSFDKLAGVSADCVRLVTDSQELAKEYATLARRPVEVMPIPHTANEDAGAAVAGVPTKNKSKLRVVFLGDARDEKGFELLPALARACAQEPWLSKVELVFHAYISSHYHLKMGTVIEELSGVKARNLSLVKSSLSAAAYRHLLATADLVLLPYDSITYRSRTSGPFVEAICAGKPVVAPAQSWMSIQLGTSGAGKTFSSGNVGDFVAAVLAVLQNHATYATAAQELGCKYREYHNPENFVRQLVGAGS, encoded by the coding sequence ATGACATCCAAGCTGGCCGGTCGTCGCATCGCGTGCTTCTTCCCATGGAAACCGTTCGAGCCCACCGGCGCCTGGTGCCGGTTCCAGTGCTTATGGCGATTCCTCCTGGATCAGGGCTGTGAGGTCACCCTTTGCCTGCTCGCAGATGGAGCTGACGCGCAGTTGAAGAACGTGGCCGTCAGTTTCCCAAAAAACTTTAATCTGGTCGGTGCCGTTTGGAATTTTGGCCAAAAACTCGCCACAGGTGCCCATCGCCGCGAACTGAAGGGTCTCACTCAGGCCGAGATCGGCCTGCTTCTGATGTACGAGAAAACACTCTACACGGAGAACGCGGAGTTTTCTCAATGGCTGCACGAACGCGTATCAGACCACGATCTCATGATCTGCGAATATCCGATGATGCTGCCGGTCCTCGCCGACTGCTGCCGCAAAGCGGGCAAGCCACTCATCGCCACCAGCTATGACGCGCTGTTCGAGCTTCACGGCACCACTCCTTTCGGTCGCGACACGCTGCGGCGAAAAGAAATCGAGGCATTAAGTCTGGCCGACGAAGTGGTGTTCTGCACCGAGACGGAAAGAAAACTTTTCGAGTCGTTCAAAATCCGCGGACACGTCGTGCCCAACACCGGCGACGCCCGCTCAGTCACTCCCGGCAAACACGAAGAATTCAAAGCGTCCGTGACCGCATCGCTCGCGCTCAAGACACCTCACTTCGTCTTGTTCGTCGGCAGCGACCACGGTCCGAATCGCGAAGCCGTCGCCGAGATCAAACAATTCGCCCGTCAGATTCCCGAGGTATCGTTCGTGATTGCCGGCACCTGCTGCCCGAAATCGACGGAAGGTAACGTGATTGCCTTGGGCAGTGTGGAGCCAGGGATCCTCGACTCGCTCTACCGTGGCGCGAGTACGGTCATTGTGCCGCTCCTGCGCGGCACCGGCATGTCGCTGAAAACATTTGAGGCGTTCAACTACGCCAAGGCGCTCATCTCCACGCCGGTCGGCGCGCGCGGCTTTACCGTGGAATCAGGCAAAGAACTGCTCCTCGTCGAGAAACCAACGGACTTCCCCGCAGCCATCCGCCAGCTTTTGAGCGATGCCACTTTGCGCGAGCGCCTCGGCCTTAACGCCCGCGCCTACGCCGAAAAACTGGACTATCGAAACCAATTCTCCCCGTACGCCGACATCATCGAGCGCTTGCTGGCAACCAGCCCCGCACCAGCTATCACCAAGACCGCTCCGCCGGGCCTGCTCTTGGTCGACAACAACCTCTCCGACCACATCGGCCATCACTATAACTACGCGCTCTCGCTCCGCGATCATTGCCGCGCCGCCGGCTTCGGTTTCAGCGCGCTCGTGAAACAGAAAGCCGCGGCCGACATCCTGAGCGAGTTGGACGGCGTCCCCCTTTTTCGCCAGGGCCTGCACGAGGACGCCGCCCAAAACCCCTATCCCGCCGAGTGGGGCCACATGCGCGGCATGTACGACTTCCTCGCCTCGAATGATCGTTTCGCGCGCGAGTTGGAGGAAGGCCTGCAAAGTCGCGCGCGCTCCGGCGAGGTGATCTTTCTGCCCAATGCGACACCCCGCCAGATTCTCGGCGTCGCGCTTTTGCTGAACAAAAATCCGATCTACCGCCTGCTCCGCTTCGTGCTGATGCTCCGGTATTCGGTGAATTCCGGCGTCGGCCCCATCAACGCGAGGAAAGCATTCTTCGATAAGGAAACGGCCGAACATTATCTATTCTCCTTCGATAAGCTCGCCGGCGTTTCGGCAGACTGCGTGCGCCTCGTGACCGACAGCCAGGAACTCGCCAAAGAATACGCCACGCTCGCCAGACGTCCGGTCGAAGTGATGCCCATCCCGCACACGGCAAACGAAGACGCGGGCGCTGCCGTCGCCGGCGTGCCGACAAAAAACAAATCCAAGCTGCGCGTTGTTTTTCTCGGCGATGCTCGCGACGAAAAAGGTTTCGAGTTGCTGCCTGCGCTGGCCAGGGCCTGCGCGCAGGAGCCGTGGCTTTCAAAGGTCGAACTCGTTTTCCACGCCTACATCAGCAGCCACTACCACCTGAAAATGGGCACTGTGATCGAGGAATTGAGCGGCGTGAAAGCGCGCAATCTCTCGCTCGTCAAATCGTCGCTCTCCGCCGCCGCCTACCGCCACTTGCTCGCCACCGCTGACCTCGTCCTGCTCCCGTACGACTCGATCACCTACCGCTCGCGAACCTCCGGCCCCTTCGTGGAGGCGATCTGCGCAGGCAAGCCAGTCGTCGCGCCAGCGCAGTCGTGGATGAGCATCCAACTGGGAACGTCGGGCGCGGGAAAAACATTTTCCTCGGGCAATGTCGGCGACTTCGTGGCCGCAGTGCTGGCCGTGCTGCAAAATCACGCCACTTACGCCACCGCAGCCCAGGAGCTCGGCTGCAAATATCGCGAGTATCACAATCCAGAAAACTTCGTCCGTCAGCTGGTCGGCGCAGGCAGTTGA
- the ung gene encoding uracil-DNA glycosylase produces the protein MIPEIPVGWREAMSAETEKDYFRALDEFLEAELAAGAQVLPGRDDIFAALALTELAAVKVVVLGQDPYPTPGHAHGLCFSVRPEVKPIPGSLRNIYKELAADVGFVSPGHGCLEAWAGQGVLLLNTVMTVRAGEAAAHQKRGWEEFTDRVIDAVNAKSERVVFVLWGRHAQKKRERVTNPVHTVVECAHPSPLSARLFLGCRCFSKINALLAEGGRAPVVWQLPPIGELGV, from the coding sequence ATGATTCCTGAAATCCCTGTGGGCTGGCGCGAAGCGATGAGCGCTGAAACCGAGAAGGACTATTTCCGGGCGCTGGATGAGTTTCTGGAGGCCGAGCTAGCGGCGGGGGCGCAGGTGCTGCCGGGCCGGGATGATATTTTTGCGGCGCTGGCGCTGACGGAGCTGGCGGCGGTGAAGGTGGTGGTGCTGGGGCAAGATCCGTATCCGACACCCGGGCACGCGCATGGGTTGTGTTTCTCGGTGAGGCCGGAGGTGAAGCCGATCCCGGGATCGCTGCGGAATATCTACAAGGAGCTGGCGGCGGATGTGGGATTTGTTTCGCCCGGGCATGGATGCCTCGAGGCTTGGGCGGGGCAGGGCGTGTTGTTGCTCAACACGGTGATGACGGTGCGCGCGGGTGAGGCGGCGGCGCATCAGAAGCGCGGGTGGGAGGAGTTTACAGACCGGGTGATCGATGCGGTGAATGCGAAGAGCGAGCGTGTGGTTTTCGTGCTGTGGGGGAGGCACGCGCAGAAGAAGCGGGAGCGGGTGACGAATCCGGTTCACACGGTGGTGGAGTGCGCGCATCCGTCGCCGCTTTCGGCGCGGTTGTTTCTCGGTTGCCGGTGTTTTTCGAAGATCAATGCGCTGCTTGCAGAAGGCGGGCGGGCACCGGTGGTCTGGCAGTTGCCGCCGATCGGCGAACTGGGGGTTTGA
- a CDS encoding ParA family protein yields the protein MGSLVFTIANQKGGVGKTTTAINLAAALADKKIPTLVVDLDPQANATSALGVEKQEGKSLYGPLNGEGDALSMITETQYANLFLIPSEVDLAAAEIELAQSENYLMKLRTTLQPVRDSGRFKAIIIDCPPALGMLSMNSLAAADFLLIALQCEYMALEGLGQILKVVDKLKTANVNAALEVGGIIMTMFDVRTNLSRQVVEEVKKHLPDKIFDNVIPRTVRLSEAPSFGKTIFAYDPLSPGATAYKKLSKEIIERFGLSK from the coding sequence ATGGGCAGCCTCGTCTTCACTATCGCCAACCAAAAAGGCGGCGTCGGCAAAACCACCACCGCCATCAATCTCGCCGCCGCACTCGCCGACAAAAAAATTCCCACGCTCGTCGTCGACCTCGACCCGCAGGCCAACGCCACCAGCGCCCTCGGCGTCGAAAAACAAGAAGGCAAAAGCCTCTACGGTCCCCTCAACGGCGAGGGCGATGCCCTCTCCATGATCACCGAGACGCAGTACGCCAACCTCTTCCTCATCCCGTCAGAAGTGGACCTCGCCGCCGCCGAGATCGAGCTAGCCCAGTCGGAAAACTACCTCATGAAGCTCCGCACCACGCTCCAGCCCGTGCGCGACTCCGGCCGCTTCAAAGCCATCATCATCGACTGCCCGCCCGCCCTCGGCATGTTGTCCATGAACAGCCTCGCCGCCGCCGACTTCCTCCTCATCGCCCTCCAGTGCGAATACATGGCCCTCGAAGGCCTCGGCCAGATCCTCAAGGTCGTGGACAAACTCAAAACCGCCAACGTCAACGCCGCCCTCGAAGTCGGCGGTATCATCATGACGATGTTCGACGTCCGCACCAACCTCTCCCGCCAGGTCGTCGAAGAAGTGAAAAAACACCTCCCCGATAAAATCTTCGATAACGTCATCCCGCGCACCGTCCGTCTCAGTGAGGCTCCCAGCTTCGGCAAAACCATCTTCGCCTACGACCCGCTCAGCCCCGGCGCCACCGCCTACAAAAAGCTCTCGAAAGAAATCATCGAGCGCTTCGGCCTCTCCAAGTAG